The proteins below come from a single Psychrobacter sp. FDAARGOS_221 genomic window:
- a CDS encoding UDP-glucose/GDP-mannose dehydrogenase family protein, translating to MTMPTPVSVNNSTANKQCVIVGHSIDAITTATVMVSLGNKVSLYADQQQLEHTLANYEFEHQQQALWQLYVSQNSIVISELPQQASAVFAEAQASLYWLFYSDLSVDWQQKNGEQPAWISDLNESQLSTQTPVILSGISTLGVFADLAEQCRRPWVYYVPFVFLQDGRAYPSMLSPKLWLMGEKTADSVDKVAMIQPLMAQAQNSYVSDIATIEFSRSAIMSMLATRVSFMNEWSRLADQQGVDILQVADIMGLDSRIGSSYLKAGWGFGGQTLPTEIEALHQTLQDTQVDHRLMQAVNVINDDQKELIFRKFWQYFDGAIEQKQVTVWGASYKSGSGRTSSAAIHPLLRLLWSYNITTYVYALEAQAELASLYPQQPLLKFISEPTQPLANSDALFVLSWPDTKRLPISAINEVVLPVFDAQNAFSREHIQSLVGGYQGIGRRKD from the coding sequence ATGACTATGCCAACCCCTGTAAGCGTCAATAATAGTACAGCAAATAAACAGTGCGTCATTGTTGGTCACTCCATTGATGCGATTACTACAGCGACAGTCATGGTGAGCTTGGGCAATAAAGTGAGCTTGTATGCTGATCAACAACAGCTTGAACATACATTGGCGAACTATGAGTTTGAGCATCAGCAGCAAGCACTGTGGCAGCTATATGTAAGCCAAAACTCAATTGTCATCTCTGAGTTACCTCAGCAAGCGTCAGCTGTGTTTGCAGAAGCACAGGCCAGTTTATATTGGCTGTTTTATAGTGATTTGTCAGTAGATTGGCAGCAAAAAAATGGCGAGCAACCAGCCTGGATCAGTGACCTCAATGAAAGCCAGCTCTCTACGCAAACTCCGGTGATATTAAGCGGTATTAGCACTTTAGGCGTGTTTGCTGATTTGGCCGAGCAGTGTCGTCGACCTTGGGTATATTACGTGCCGTTTGTGTTCCTACAAGACGGTCGTGCCTATCCGTCAATGTTGTCTCCTAAGCTGTGGTTAATGGGGGAGAAGACAGCAGATTCGGTTGATAAAGTCGCCATGATACAGCCATTAATGGCGCAAGCTCAAAACAGCTATGTCAGTGATATTGCAACCATTGAGTTTTCACGCAGCGCTATTATGAGCATGTTAGCGACACGGGTTAGCTTTATGAATGAATGGTCGCGTCTGGCGGATCAGCAAGGCGTAGATATCCTACAAGTGGCCGATATCATGGGGCTTGATAGCCGAATTGGTAGCAGTTATCTAAAAGCAGGGTGGGGCTTTGGTGGTCAAACCTTACCAACTGAAATTGAAGCACTGCACCAAACTTTACAAGATACCCAGGTCGATCATCGATTAATGCAGGCGGTCAATGTGATTAATGATGATCAAAAAGAGCTGATTTTCCGTAAGTTCTGGCAGTATTTTGATGGTGCGATTGAGCAAAAGCAGGTCACTGTTTGGGGTGCAAGCTACAAGTCTGGCTCAGGACGTACCTCATCGGCAGCGATTCATCCGCTGCTGCGCCTACTATGGTCGTATAATATCACTACTTATGTTTATGCCTTAGAAGCACAAGCGGAGCTGGCCAGCTTATATCCACAGCAGCCATTATTGAAGTTTATCAGCGAGCCGACTCAGCCGTTAGCTAATAGCGATGCGCTGTTTGTGTTGTCTTGGCCTGATACCAAACGCTTGCCAATTAGTGCCATTAATGAGGTAGTACTGCCGGTATTTGACGCGCAAAATGCCTTTAGCCGCGAGCATATCCAAAGCTTGGTGGGTGGTTATCAAGGTATTGGACGTCGCAAAGACTAA
- the pgi gene encoding glucose-6-phosphate isomerase: MSNPLPSQLPQWQKLQQLAQQDWSLTALFAQDSDRAQQFQVSAEGIYFDYSKQCVDAQVKAELIELAKVCKLQEKITALNLGDRVNSSEQRAALHTALRLPASAKLVVDGEDVVSAVHTSLDKAADLVARIRQGIWRGYSGKAITDVVNIGVGGSDLGPVMANTALDEWADSPIHVHFVSNMDGTQLGSLLERLSPETTLFIVSSKSFGTVDTLSNAQTARAWLMTTGASQASLLRRHFIGVSANPERALAWGIDEAHLLQLWDWVGGRFSMWSSIGLAVAIRIGMDKFYQMLAGAHAIDQHFLTADLDQNLPVLLGLIGVWNSTFMGINAHTVLPYDGRLKYFPSYLTQLEMESNGKSVTHNGEPVNYATCPILWGEIGSNAQHAFYQLLHQGTQKVSCDFIACVHYYQDTDAGELKRQHALSLANCLAQSRVLAFGNDAVAAKPDQLVSELDKFKRYRGNQPSTTILLDELTPTSFGALIALYEHKVFVMASIWDINPFDQWGVEMGKQVANEVFAHINLAKSESGSAEAAESHAAFDSSTQALLQHINQQIAE, from the coding sequence ATGTCAAATCCATTACCTAGCCAGCTGCCGCAATGGCAAAAATTACAACAATTGGCACAACAAGACTGGTCGCTGACAGCGCTGTTTGCACAAGATAGCGACAGAGCACAGCAGTTTCAGGTCAGTGCCGAAGGTATTTACTTTGACTATTCAAAGCAGTGTGTAGATGCGCAAGTCAAAGCAGAGTTGATCGAGTTGGCCAAAGTCTGCAAGCTGCAAGAAAAGATCACTGCATTGAATCTAGGCGATCGAGTCAATAGTAGTGAGCAGCGAGCGGCGCTACATACGGCCCTGCGTTTGCCAGCATCAGCAAAGCTAGTCGTTGATGGTGAGGATGTGGTCAGCGCTGTGCATACCAGCTTGGATAAAGCAGCAGATTTGGTTGCGCGTATCCGCCAAGGTATTTGGCGTGGTTACTCCGGTAAGGCCATTACCGATGTGGTGAACATTGGCGTTGGTGGTTCAGACTTAGGGCCAGTGATGGCTAATACCGCATTAGATGAATGGGCTGACAGTCCTATTCACGTGCACTTTGTGTCCAATATGGATGGCACTCAATTAGGCAGTTTGCTTGAACGTTTAAGTCCTGAAACTACCTTGTTTATTGTGTCATCTAAGTCGTTTGGGACAGTAGATACTTTGTCTAATGCACAAACCGCCAGAGCCTGGCTGATGACCACTGGTGCTAGTCAAGCCAGTTTATTGCGCCGTCACTTTATTGGCGTATCAGCCAACCCTGAGCGTGCATTGGCCTGGGGTATTGATGAAGCGCACTTATTACAGTTATGGGATTGGGTTGGTGGTCGCTTCTCTATGTGGTCATCGATTGGTCTGGCAGTGGCTATACGTATCGGTATGGATAAATTTTATCAAATGCTGGCAGGTGCTCATGCGATTGATCAGCATTTTTTAACCGCTGATTTGGATCAAAACTTACCAGTATTATTAGGGCTAATTGGTGTTTGGAACAGTACCTTTATGGGCATTAATGCGCATACCGTGTTGCCCTATGATGGACGCTTGAAGTATTTTCCCAGCTACTTAACCCAATTAGAGATGGAGAGTAATGGTAAGTCGGTCACGCACAATGGTGAGCCGGTGAACTATGCAACTTGTCCCATCTTATGGGGTGAGATTGGATCGAACGCACAGCACGCATTTTATCAGCTGTTGCACCAAGGTACTCAAAAAGTATCTTGTGACTTCATCGCCTGTGTTCACTATTATCAAGACACTGATGCAGGTGAATTAAAGCGTCAGCATGCCTTATCACTGGCCAACTGTTTGGCACAAAGTCGTGTATTGGCTTTTGGTAATGATGCTGTGGCTGCTAAACCTGATCAGCTGGTCTCAGAGCTGGATAAATTTAAACGCTATCGTGGTAATCAGCCATCGACCACTATTTTATTAGATGAATTAACCCCGACCAGCTTTGGCGCGCTCATTGCTTTATATGAACATAAGGTGTTTGTGATGGCCAGTATTTGGGATATTAACCCATTTGATCAGTGGGGCGTAGAAATGGGTAAGCAGGTGGCCAATGAAGTCTTTGCGCATATTAATTTAGCAAAATCAGAGTCAGGATCTGCTGAAGCGGCAGAGAGTCACGCTGCTTTTGACAGCTCTACTCAAGCGTTATTACAGCATATTAATCAGCAGATTGCAGAGTAA
- a CDS encoding phosphomannomutase CpsG (capsular polysaccharide biosynthesis protein; catalyzes the formation of D-mannose 6-phosphate from alpha-D-mannose 1-phosphate) has protein sequence MTTSNPANNLSNNAANANDSNDTLAHRAITSFKAYDIRGELGVNLDEDIAYRIGRAFAQILASQKSTSQGADTLQNSIVIGCDIRDSSETLKQAAIRGIIDAGVDVIDLGMTGTEEVYFATSYYQALGGIEVTASHNPINYNGLKLVREGSRPISADSGLADIQQLAEQGTFAKAAKVGQVAEQHDKTAYIDHLMRFIDTDKLVPLKIVINSGNGSAGPTVDLLEQRLQQRGAPIEMIKVHHNPDGSFPNGIPNPMILANRESTKQAVIENKADLGIAFDGDFDRCFLFDNKGEFVEGSYIVGMLAQAFLQKNAGAAIVYDPRVLYNTEAIIAEGDGQAVISKSGHSFIKQIMRESGAVYGGEMSAHHYFRDFFYCDSGMIPWLLTIELLSTTGKTLGQLVDERISAYPSSGEINFKLTQTSSDEIIDAIEAYFSTDNPDKNTLDGLSLDFGQWRFNIRASNTEPLIRLNIETKGDEALLAEKTAQIKQWLAEQGAQLA, from the coding sequence ATGACTACCTCAAACCCTGCAAATAACCTTTCTAATAACGCAGCTAATGCTAATGATAGCAATGACACACTGGCTCATCGCGCCATCACCTCATTTAAAGCCTATGACATTCGCGGTGAATTAGGCGTTAACCTAGACGAAGACATCGCTTATCGTATTGGCCGAGCATTTGCTCAAATTTTAGCCAGTCAAAAGTCGACCAGCCAAGGCGCAGACACTTTGCAAAACAGCATAGTCATTGGCTGTGATATTCGTGATTCCAGTGAAACGTTAAAACAAGCAGCGATTCGCGGTATCATCGATGCTGGCGTGGACGTAATCGACTTAGGGATGACCGGTACCGAAGAGGTCTATTTTGCGACCAGTTACTATCAGGCATTGGGCGGCATTGAGGTCACAGCCAGCCATAACCCAATTAATTACAATGGCTTAAAGCTGGTGCGTGAAGGCTCAAGACCCATCAGTGCCGATTCAGGTCTTGCCGATATTCAGCAACTGGCTGAACAAGGCACTTTCGCTAAAGCCGCTAAAGTTGGTCAGGTCGCTGAGCAACATGACAAGACCGCGTATATTGATCATTTAATGCGCTTTATTGACACCGATAAGCTGGTACCGTTAAAGATTGTCATCAACTCTGGTAATGGCAGCGCTGGTCCGACAGTCGATTTATTAGAGCAGCGATTACAGCAAAGAGGAGCTCCTATTGAGATGATCAAAGTACATCATAATCCGGATGGCAGCTTCCCGAACGGCATCCCTAACCCAATGATATTGGCTAATCGTGAATCGACCAAGCAAGCAGTAATCGAAAATAAAGCCGATTTGGGTATCGCCTTTGATGGTGACTTTGACCGCTGTTTCTTATTTGATAACAAAGGCGAATTTGTGGAAGGCAGCTATATCGTCGGTATGTTGGCACAGGCCTTTTTACAGAAAAATGCTGGCGCCGCCATCGTCTACGATCCACGGGTACTGTATAACACCGAAGCCATCATTGCTGAGGGCGACGGACAGGCGGTGATTAGTAAGTCCGGGCATTCGTTTATTAAGCAAATCATGCGTGAGTCAGGCGCCGTTTATGGCGGTGAGATGAGTGCACACCACTACTTCCGTGATTTCTTTTATTGCGACAGCGGCATGATTCCTTGGCTATTGACCATTGAATTGTTATCGACAACTGGTAAAACGCTAGGACAATTGGTTGATGAGCGCATCAGCGCCTACCCCAGCTCTGGCGAGATTAACTTCAAGCTGACTCAAACCAGCAGTGATGAAATCATTGATGCCATTGAAGCCTATTTCAGCACTGATAATCCTGATAAAAATACCTTGGATGGATTAAGCTTAGACTTTGGTCAGTGGCGCTTTAATATTCGTGCTTCTAACACTGAGCCTTTGATTCGACTCAATATTGAGACCAAAGGCGATGAGGCACTACTGGCTGAAAAAACGGCGCAAATCAAACAGTGGCTGGCAGAGCAAGGCGCACAGTTGGCATAA
- a CDS encoding nucleotide sugar dehydrogenase has product MTDRTNLTQTSLKNIVVIGAGYVGLSNAILLAQTHLNTQVLLFDIDQHKISLIQHKQSPLQDPDICDYLSNQSLNLKATTQILIDDQGIYTSAVCDLVIITTPTNYDVASGKFDTSSVETSIAAVREQNANVPIVIKSTIPIGFTDCMRQQFDQHILFMPEFLREGQALHDNLHPSRIIVGASADQQNLANALINLYQHASLSDHVESLVMPPTEAEAVKLFANSYLATRISFFNELDSFAEKHQLNSQSIITGVGLDPRIGLHYNNPSFGYGGYCLPKDTQQLKANYAGIPANLIHAVVDANNTRKRFIARQIIDKNCHQVGIYRLSMKKDADNFRDSAILDIIDIIKQHGVSITIYEPAIETDSFNDCQVIHDLAQFKQQNSLIIANRWHHELDDIKDRVYSRDVFGYS; this is encoded by the coding sequence AACCAACCTAACTCAAACCAGCCTAAAAAACATCGTAGTAATAGGTGCCGGCTATGTGGGACTGTCCAATGCCATTTTGTTGGCTCAGACCCATTTAAACACTCAGGTTCTATTGTTTGATATCGATCAGCATAAAATCTCACTGATACAACACAAACAATCGCCACTACAAGACCCAGATATTTGTGATTATCTAAGCAATCAATCACTCAACCTTAAAGCCACCACCCAGATTTTAATAGACGATCAAGGTATTTATACGAGTGCAGTCTGTGATTTAGTAATTATTACCACACCGACCAATTATGACGTGGCCTCTGGTAAGTTTGATACCTCATCGGTTGAAACCAGTATAGCCGCGGTACGTGAACAAAATGCTAACGTGCCTATTGTTATTAAATCCACTATTCCAATCGGCTTTACTGACTGCATGCGTCAGCAATTTGACCAGCATATTTTGTTTATGCCTGAGTTTTTGCGTGAAGGACAGGCGCTACATGACAATCTACATCCCTCACGCATTATCGTTGGCGCATCAGCTGATCAGCAGAATTTGGCTAATGCCTTGATTAACTTATATCAACATGCCAGCCTATCTGATCATGTCGAATCTCTGGTAATGCCGCCAACTGAAGCCGAAGCGGTTAAGCTGTTTGCCAATAGTTATCTGGCCACTCGCATTTCATTTTTTAACGAGCTGGACAGTTTTGCTGAAAAACACCAGCTCAATAGTCAGTCAATCATCACCGGTGTCGGCTTAGACCCACGCATTGGGCTGCATTATAACAATCCCTCATTTGGCTATGGCGGTTACTGCTTACCGAAAGACACGCAGCAACTAAAAGCCAATTACGCTGGCATTCCTGCCAATCTAATTCACGCTGTGGTCGATGCCAACAATACACGCAAACGCTTTATCGCTCGTCAAATTATCGATAAAAACTGCCATCAAGTGGGTATCTATCGTTTAAGCATGAAAAAAGACGCGGACAATTTTAGAGATTCGGCCATCCTCGATATTATCGATATCATCAAACAGCACGGGGTTAGCATCACTATTTATGAGCCCGCCATTGAGACGGATAGCTTTAATGACTGCCAAGTGATTCATGACTTGGCGCAGTTTAAACAGCAAAACAGCTTAATTATTGCCAATCGTTGGCACCATGAGCTTGATGATATCAAAGATAGGGTTTACTCAAGAGATGTGTTTGGCTATAGTTAG
- a CDS encoding UTP--glucose-1-phosphate uridylyltransferase codes for MNSHVTHAVIPVAGFGTRMLPLSKSVPKELLPLGNRPAIHYVVEEAIAAGIKHIVLVGHAQKSAIENYFDVNAELDNQLRAKGKDELADSLNWLPDDVSVSMIRQGKPLGLGHAVLKARPIVGDNPFAVLLPDVVLNPFTTNMSTDNLAFMMKEFEQSQHSQILVSAVADEDVHKYGIAKLKQAEQLQRIANTDNSNASFAVDGFVEKPSLEQAPSNLAVVGRYVFAPEIFDYLAKTEPSVGGEIQLTDAIDALISTQGVDVTTMLGDSFDAGDMTSYMQAFIYFAQQQLSQK; via the coding sequence ATGAACTCACACGTTACCCATGCTGTTATTCCTGTTGCTGGATTTGGCACACGTATGTTGCCATTGTCTAAGTCGGTGCCGAAAGAGCTATTACCGCTTGGCAATCGTCCTGCCATTCATTATGTGGTTGAAGAAGCGATAGCAGCCGGTATTAAACATATTGTGCTGGTAGGTCATGCGCAAAAAAGTGCCATTGAAAATTATTTTGATGTTAATGCTGAGCTTGATAACCAGTTACGTGCCAAGGGTAAAGATGAGTTGGCTGATAGCTTAAACTGGCTACCTGATGATGTATCAGTATCGATGATTCGTCAAGGCAAACCTTTAGGTCTAGGTCATGCGGTGTTAAAGGCGCGTCCTATCGTCGGTGATAATCCTTTTGCCGTACTGCTACCGGATGTGGTGCTTAACCCATTTACGACCAATATGAGCACAGATAACCTAGCGTTTATGATGAAAGAATTTGAGCAGTCTCAGCACTCACAAATCTTGGTCAGTGCCGTTGCCGATGAAGATGTGCATAAATACGGTATTGCCAAATTAAAACAAGCTGAACAGCTTCAACGTATAGCCAATACCGACAACAGCAATGCCAGCTTCGCGGTTGATGGATTTGTTGAAAAGCCAAGTTTAGAGCAGGCGCCCTCAAATCTAGCAGTGGTTGGTCGCTACGTGTTTGCCCCGGAGATTTTTGATTATTTAGCCAAGACTGAGCCATCAGTCGGCGGCGAGATTCAATTGACTGATGCCATTGATGCGCTAATCAGTACTCAAGGCGTCGATGTGACGACTATGTTAGGTGATAGCTTTGATGCCGGTGATATGACCAGTTATATGCAGGCCTTTATTTACTTCGCCCAGCAGCAGTTATCGCAAAAATAA